A region from the Aegilops tauschii subsp. strangulata cultivar AL8/78 chromosome 5, Aet v6.0, whole genome shotgun sequence genome encodes:
- the LOC109731831 gene encoding small ribosomal subunit protein cS22 produces the protein MATTISSLAAPPALHRRCCRSPASASTPARVSFRAVLPAGAAARARRRAAVKVLASSAVMEAPEELATRKLYVGNIPRTVTNDELSAMFAAHGTVVRAEVMYDKYSGRSRRFGFVTMSTAEEVAAAIESLNDTEVGGRKIKVNVTESFLPNIDTSAPESEPSFVDSQYKVYVGNLAKKVTTEVLKNFFSEKGEVLSATVSRIPGTPKSKGYGFVTFSSEEEVEAAVSTFNNTELEGQTIRVNRA, from the exons ATGGCGACCACCATCTCCTCTCTAGCGGCCCCACCCGCCCTCCACCGCCGATGCTGCCGGAGCCCCGCATCTGCCTCGACCCCCGCCCGCGTGTCATTCCGCGCCGTGCTgccggccggcgcggcggcgcgggcgaggCGCCGGGCGGCGGTGAAGGTGCTCGCCTCCTCCGCGGTGATGGAGGCGCCCGAGGAGCTGGCCACGCGGAAGCTCTACGTGGGGAACATCCCCAGGACCGTCACCAACGACGAGCTGTCGGCCATGTTCGCCGCACACGGCACCGTCGTGCGGGCCGAG GTCATGTATGACAAGTATAGTGGTCGGAGCCGGCGATTCGGGTTTGTCACGATGAGCACGGCGGAGGAGGTCGCTGCCGCCATTGAGAGCCTGAATGACACC GAGGTTGGAGGTAGAAAAATTAAAGTAAATGTGACAGAGAGCTTCTTACCAAACATTGATACATCTGCACCGGAATCGGAACCTTCATTTGTGGACAGCCAGTACaaggtttacgttgggaacctcGCAAAGAAAGTGACAACGGAAGTGCTCAAGAACTTCTTCTCTGAAAAAGGGGAGGTCCTCAGTGCCACGGTATCCCGAATTCCAGGAACTCCAAAGTCCAAGGGATATGGTTTTGTCACGTTTTCTTCAGAGGAAGAAGTGGAAGCTGCGGTTTCTACTTTCAACAATACA GAATTGGAAGGACAAACCATCCGTGTGAATAGAGCATAG